TTGCTAGTATGCTCATGTTTGCAGTCTTACGGTACTACGTCCATTATATGGGACCAATAACTTCCGCCCATTCTGCCCCTACGTAAGAGAGGAAGTGAATCGCACTGGTCTTCAAATTAAATGTCCTTGAATTAAGAAAACTATATTTAATGCAGTATGCACACACACGATATTAATGGTACATTTCACAATATAAAACTGGATTTCTTAAAACATATTCGTGTTTATACGCTTTGTTCCCGATTGATTGTCGAAAACGCCTGCGTcagttttgcttttattttgaaggctgtGGTAAAAGGGTATCAAAACTTTTTGGTCGTACACCACGCGTTGCGTAGAGTGCTGGAATGCTGTTGACTCCGCAGATCTGAGTGGAATCAGACAGCAGGTGAGCTTTtctcatagactgtatataggtTTTTCTAGATTTCTCCTAAAAGTCTAAATCATTAACGTTGGTATATTTACTGTCTGCGGTTGTTTACGTTCGCCGTAAAGTTAAACTAAAAACTGTCAATACTAACGTTACCTCAACAGGTCGTTTATACGTCTGACCTACCAATGTTTATACGACTTAACgtttaaaatcacaaaatgTTATGGCATTATTGTTAACTCTTGTGAATGGTATTTCAGACAAAGCATTACTCAGACTGTACTACTAACCAGACTAAATGCAGTAGTTTCGTGTACTCTAGTTCCAGTCATGTCACTGATTTCCTTAGTCGTTAATTTGAATTgtatttaacgttagctagcaataATCTCAGTTCGCATAGCCTTGGTAACAAGAACTTTAGTGGTTGGGGTTGTCTACAATCTTCAACGGGTCATGCTCAGAGGTTGAGTCAGCCTTGCTATCCTGCCTTTCCTGTAGAACCTGTTGACATTCACGTTTAGTTAAATCAGTTCACTGGTATCCTGAAAAGTGGAAACACTGAAACTTGATTTGAAACAGTCACGTTTAATCTCAATGGGTCTGCTGCCTGTAGTGTAATGCAAAAAGAATACATCCAGACATTACGGGGAACTCATCCCGGATTAAACCCATTTAATCACGccaacatacttttttttaacgttacaCTTTCCTCTCGCTTTTGTgagaaatttaaaatgaaatgcacatgcattcataaAAAGGATGAGAATTATTCATTATTGGCCACTATAAACATTTAATCATCACTGTAGTCTAATTCACTGTTTTACGGGCATTCAAGTGAGTCTCAAGCAGATACAGAGCCCCTGTTTGCCATTTGTGTTTCTGAGCCAATCAGAATATTATTGAATATAACACAACTAAGTAAAAATGGagaatcatttaaaaatattttttaggcAGAACCACTTCTGACAAATTAATATCTCATAAATACCTGCTTACTAAAGAAATCTTCCTTGCCAGTCAAATCAACACATCATTAACTAATAAACACTACAAACATGCAGATATGCAAATTTAGCATTAATAGTAGCTGATATTAAGATTGTTAGTTTGTCATATTCTTTTATGGAGGCTAGAAATATGATTGAGTacaagctattaaaatagcatTCACATTTACTTCTAcctcttgtaaaaaaaaaataattgtattagtTAAATAACGAATCAAACACCATAACTATCATACATCTACCTCAGCTTGGCTGATTTAATTACATCATATCTACACATCACAGTAACCCCACTCCCTTCCTCTGCTTGTGTGGCGTGTTTCCTTTCCCCAGAGAGATGTGGTGGGTCCTGTGGGTGCTCGCCACCTTGCTGGCTCTCTTCTGCAGTCTGGATGTGTGGTACTTCCTCCGGGTAGCTGCTGTGATTCTCCGGGCCTGGTTCCAGCCTCCAATCTGGGATGTCACAGCAGAGCAGATCCAAACAGGCCGGGTCACTCCCCATGACATTGacatgtgccacatgaacaATGCTCGTTACCTCCGGGAGTGTGACTTTGCCCGCTTCTCTCTCTACATACGTAATGGTGTGTTCAAGGCAGTGCGAGCACTCAGAGCTTCAATGGTAGTGGGGGCCACCACCATCCGTTACCGCAGGGCTCTATGTATAGGTGAGGGGTACGAGCTGCGGAGTCGTATCGTCACTTGGGATGACAAAGCCTTTTTTCCTGGAGCAGAGATTTGTGTCAACAAAAGATGGGTTGGTGTGTGCCGTCATGTACTGCAAGCAGAGCATCCTACGCAGCAGCCCAGACAAGATCATGCAGCACCTGTGTAAGCGGAAGGTAAGGACCGAATGACTAAATACATATGCAAATTTGATAGTTAAAGAACATTGAGTCTATGGTGTGCTCCCTGCAGGTGGAGTGCCCTGAGTTTCCAGAGGACCTTCAGCACTGGGTCAGCTTCATCTCGGCCAGCAGCCAGGCCCTCAGAGCTGAGAGTGGACTAGACGAGAAGAACAAATAAGACATTGCATGGGCAGCTTTAAGACTGGCTTTTTGTAAGACCATCTCAGGATTAAAAAGGCATTGGTTTTCTGTTCACATTACTTGACTTAAACACAGTCGTGCCTACGCATCTGAAAGGAGCTTTACTTAGACCCCAATACTTGCCTATGTAAACACTGGACGAACTAGCACACCAggctaaaaaaacaattactctTCAGTAATAATAAAGTAATATGATTGTACAAAGTCTATCTTCGTGTACTATGgcagcaataaaaacaaattgattTTGAAGTCCTATTGATGCACTTTTATGCCCTCACTATGCATATAGGGCCTCACACTATACATAATAAGAGCCAAAGGCAGAAGTTTTTACTGTAAGCAAATGTGAAACTTGTTTGTAAAACACTGCAAAATCAATCATATTGGTCacaaattagaaaaaaagatgtaaCACAACTAGGCATAGGCCGGTAAGAGAGTCTGACAGTAtaataaccttcagcaaaaatttCACGGTATTACGGTATTGCAATTATagctataaatgtattatttttttaaatgtctgggtaaaaaacaacttttttccccccattgaacacaatgtattatatttttaaacacactgcacactggcagggagagggatttctaaactgcactttctgtccttgaagactcataaaaaaacagctcataccttaggaacggtatgacagAAAATTGTAGTGGTTTtgcggtataccttgaaaccggtaaccggcccatgtctaaacacaacaaacaagAATTTGACCAAGGTATTATGACAATGAAGAAAGAAAATTTGCCAAACTGTCACATAAGTTATATTGTCTCTGTGAATAAAGGGGGTGTGTCCAGTGTAGTGATACATAtgacatacattacatacattaaatgtaaaataaactaATTCCACATTGGTAATTTTCCAATCGGTAAGACTTCACTAAATCCAGAAGATGGCAGTAACGCACCACTATTAGGATGCCAACTGCCGTTAAACCTCAAAGCAGAAGAAGAATTACGTCTCGT
This is a stretch of genomic DNA from Sander vitreus isolate 19-12246 chromosome 12, sanVit1, whole genome shotgun sequence. It encodes these proteins:
- the LOC144526551 gene encoding LOW QUALITY PROTEIN: protein THEM6-like (The sequence of the model RefSeq protein was modified relative to this genomic sequence to represent the inferred CDS: deleted 1 base in 1 codon) — its product is MWWVLWVLATLLALFCSLDVWYFLRVAAVILRAWFQPPIWDVTAEQIQTGRVTPHDIDMCHMNNARYLRECDFARFSLYIRNGVFKAVRALRASMVVGATTIRYRRALCIGEGYELRSRIVTWDDKAFFLEQRFVSTKDGLVCAVMYCKQSILRSSPDKIMQHLCKRKVECPEFPEDLQHWVSFISASSQALRAESGLDEKNK